A region of the Leptospira inadai serovar Lyme str. 10 genome:
GATAATTCATGATTTAAATCTAATGTATCGAAGCGACCGTTCGTGCCGAATCCGGCATTGTTTACGAGTAGGTCGACTATCGCTTTTTTCTTTTTCGCAAAATCGTAGACCTTCTTCGGACTTTTAGGATCGGATAAATCGAGAGCAAGAAAATCCGTTTTCGCGCCCAAAGATTCCGTTTCTTTTTTCACTTTCGCCAACGCTTTCGCATTTCTTGCTACGAGTATCAAATCGTATCCGTCGGACGCCGCCAATTTCGCTATTTCATAACCGATCCCGGTACTTGCTCCGGTTATTATGGCCGTTTTTTTCATCGAATAAGCTCTCCTTAGCCGCCTGACAATTCCAGGTGTGAGGGCAATACTATTCGAAATTAGAAAGCGGGGAAAGAATAAAAATCCTAGGTACGAATTAGTTGGCCCGGCCAACCGAAGAAAAAAGCTTTACGACCCGATTTCTCCCGAAAGGATCCGATACCCTATGACACGTTTATACGGATATCCTATCAGCAATTACTCCAATAAGGTGAAGCTCTTTTTGTTGGAAAAGAACATCGAGTTCGAAGAGATACGTACCCCCTATTCCCAGGACGAAGAATTTCTGAAGAGAAGTCCGATGGGAAAGATCCCGTATATTGAAATCGAAGGACATTATCTTTTCGAATCCCAGGTGATCATCGAATTCGTAGAGGCTAGTTTCCCGAATACGAAGCGACTCTTTCCGAACGATCCGTTGGAAGCCGCTTTAGTAAGATCCATAATTTCGATTATAGAAAATTATATCGATACCCCCGCAAGAAGAGTGTATACTCCCGGCTTACAGCGAGAATCCGTTCCAGCCGAAACGATCGAGGAGGTGCGAATATCGTTGAAGAGAGCGACATCGGCTTTAGCAAGAGTCGTTAAATTCTCGCCTTTTATCGCGGGATCCGAATTTACTGCGGCGGACTGTGCCGCTTTCGCCACTCTTCCCCTTGTCATCGATAATCTAAGCGAATGGATTTCCCCCTGCCCGATAGAAGAATTACCCGGTTTGCAGGCTTATTTAGAGATGATGAATTCTCTTCCCGGGCCCGCAAAAGTGGAAAAAGCAAGGGCAACGATTATGAAAGCTTTACGTAGAAGTAGAAAATAAGGGAACTCTCTCGCAAATTACAGGTCGCCCGTAATTTATTGTGCAGCGCGATCCGATTTTCAAAATTTCGGATTTGAATTCGTATAAAATTCAAGTTGTATTCGATTTCAAAAAATCTGGTTGACTCGCGCCGTTCTGAAATTAACCTTCGAGTGGCCTTATGGAAACAGAGAAAGTCATTTCCGTCCCAATCAAAGAACTTCCTCATCTGAAAGTAATCCTCGCGGGTTGGTATAACTTCCTTAAGGACAGCTATGACCAAAAAAAAATCGACGCGAGTGCCTTTAAGGACTCTTTAAAAACCAGCGTCGTTTATAATATCGATTCGGATCAGATCGAGCTCCTGCTGTCGGGAACCGAACAGTTACTTCAGAATTTCCGCAAGAACCTTTCCTGAATTCCCGAGTATCGCGACCGAAATTATCTTTCCTCGAGAGACTCTAGTCCTCTAAAAATCCGGATCGCCGGTCGGGTATCCGCTTTAGGCGACTAAATCGTATAGCCGTAGCAGGGCCTCGGGCCTAGGATCTCGACCCAGGAATTTTCGGAATAAGTTCATGGCGTTTTCGGATCCGCCCTTTTCCAGAATATTATTTTTATAACTCTCCGCGAGCGGCGTATCGAAGATTCCTTTCTCCAAGAAGGCAAAGAATGCGTCGGCGGCCAGAAGCTCCGCCCACTTATAACTATAATAACCTGCGGCATAGCCTCCCGAAAAGATATGCGAGAATCCGTTTTGGAATTTATTATAGGAAGGCGGTTGCAAAATTCCGACCTCTTTACGTACTTCGTCGAGTATTTTCTGCACTTCGCTTTCCGTATGTTTTCCGATATGAATTCGCATATCAAAAATTCCGAATTCTAGCTGACGCAAGACTCCTAACCCCGCCAAAAAATTTTTAGTCGCTTTCAATTTATGGATCAGGACTTGCGGCATCGGCTTCCTGGTCTGATAATGAAACGCGAAGAATTGTAGAACCTGCGGTTCGAACGCGAAATTCTCCAAAAATTGCGAAGGAAATTCCACAGCATCCCATTCGACTCCGTTGATTCCGCTCACGGGCGGTTCTTCCACCTTCGTACAAATATGGTGCAAGGTGTGGCCCATCTCGTGGAATAGAGTCACAACATCGCTATGCTTTAATAAGGAAGGAGATCCATCCTTCGAGGGAGGAAAATTACAAACTACGAATGCGCTAGGCAACACTATGCCCTGCGGTGATCTATTCCGGGAAGCCCAGTTATTCATCCAGGCGCCGCTCTGCTTATCCTTTCTGGATTCAAGATCCAGGTAGAGCTGCGCTCGCATTTGAGATCCGCTTTTGAGTTGATAGACTTCCACTTTCGAATCCCAGGTCGGCGCGTCGGTTTTTATCAATTCAAAACCGAATAGTTTTCTAAAGAATTCGAACGCACCTTTCACGACCGAATTTTTTTCGAAGTAAGGTCTGGTTTCCTCTTCGTCGAAATCATACGACTGCTTCTTTAATTTCTCCGACACGTAGGCAGTATCGAAAGCCTGCAGATCGTCGATGCCTAGCGTCTTTGCAAATTCCGATAATTCTTTAAATTCTTTTTCCGCAAACGGTTTCGCCTTCCTTCCTAAGTCTTCCAAAAAATTCAACACAGTCTTAGGCGAATCCGCGACCTTTGTCGCCAAAGAAAGCTCGGCAAAGTTGGAATAACCCAGCAATAAAGCCTCTTCGTCCCTCAACTCTAAAATTTCCTGGATTAGTTTTCCGTTCTGAGGGGCTTTGGTAACGTAAGCTTTATATAATTCTTCCCGCTTATTTCGATTCGTACCGTACGTCATATACGAAATATAGCTGGGAAACTGAAGCGTAAACGAGTATGACCCGTCCGAATTCCTGTATAAGGCTTTATCCGCTTCCGGGATTTCTTTTACGTCTTCCTCCAATTCGATTCTCATTTCATAGGCGTTCGTAGCATCCAGAAGATTCTGCGAAAATTGATTGTCCAGATCCGAAAGGCGAAGTTGGATCTCCTGTAGACGCTTCTTCCGTTCAGGCGGAAGTCCCACTCCGCCTAATTTAAACTGTAGTATCCCGTCTTCTAGGACCTTCCTTTGCGGCTGGTTCAAGGATTCTTTCTCGCGATCCAAAATCGTATTGTACGCGTGAAAGAGTCTCTCGTTCTGACCGAGATCGGAATAAAATTCGGTTATTTCGGGTAGAATCTCCGTATAATTTCTCTTAGACTCCTCGCTATTCTTAACGCTATTTAAATGAGACAATGCCGTAAAATCCAAATGAAGGTCCTGAAGAGAATCGTTTAACGGTCTTATTAAGGAATCGTAAGTAGGAGAATCTTGAACTAATAATCGTGATAAGAGTTCTTTAGACGAGGAAATTCTCGCACGTATCGAATCTTTTAGTTTTTCCAAAGGCAGGTTCGGAAATTCGCGAAAAGGAAGAGTTTTGTCCATTAAGAACAGAATCCTTAAAACCTCGAAAAGCCGCATCCTTTTTTGCGGTATAATCTTGACAAAGCTCATGCTATCGATTCCAATTCCGTCGAGAGCCCGCATTATGAACAATCCGAGCATTCTTATTTTATTGTGTATAGGATTGCTACTCGAATGTTCGGGTACTATTCTGCCGAAGTTTCCGCATGCGGACGGTCCTTGTAACGGTGAAAATCTACCAGTCTTGATTCAACCGGAAAAGGATATCTTGGCCGGAAACGGACTGCTCACAACGTATTGCAAAAGTGAAATTACACCGTCGGGAGTCGAATTACGAATTACGTATGTATTTCAGGATGAGATTCATCCGAATCTCATGAAGGACTTCTTCTACAGAATTTATAGAAGATTCAAATATGGACGCACTGCCGATATAGAATCGATTCGAGTAAAATTGAATCCGGAAGGAAACCTTTCGGAAATCGATCTGACCAACGTTTATTCCTCGGACCAGATCTTTTTGCAGGACCCGGTCGAACATTATGATTCCATTCTAAAACCGACTCAAATGGAATTTCGAAATTTACGACCGGTTCTGTTCGTAAATACTTGGAACCATATGTTCGGAGAAAAGGACACGAATCCCGATCTTCCGAAAATGGAAATTCTCGGAGGAGAACTCAGGTACGGATCCAGGGAATTACTGGAAAGCTATTTCAAAGGAAGGTTGTGAAAAAGCCTTTTCCGAGGACCTAATGCGGAAATCCTAGGAAAAATTAAAAGAAAGGCAGGAGCTCCATGGCAAAAATTCCAACCACCCCGTTCGCGGAACTGGCACCTAAAACTCCGGTGGATACCGGTAAGGTCAAACGGGGAGTCTACGGACGTTATCTTGAAGAATTTACCGAAGGAGCGATCTTCGAACATCCTCGGGAACTCACTATCGACAGGGCGTTTGCTCAGGAATTCGCGACCACGTTTATGGAAGCCAATCCCCTTTTTCTTTCCGCTCCTTATGCCCAAGCGCACGGTTTTAAGGATTTATTAATTTCCCCGTTAATGGTTTTCAATCTGGCCTTATCGCTCGGAGTCCAAAATGATTCCGAAAAAGCTCTCGCGAATTTAGGCTATTACGACGTTCAGTTTCTAAAACCGGTCTATCCCGGGGACACCCTCTCCGCAAAAACTAAAGTGCTGAAAGTGGACGATAAAGGTCCCGATAAACCGGGAATCGTTCATGTGCGCACGATTTGCCTGAATCAAAATAGGGAACTAGTCCTGCAGTACGAACGAAAAATCATGATCTATCACTCGAACGGAAAACCGAAAGGCACTCCAAAGCCGGTGGTAAAAGAAGCGTTCTTTCCGGAGACGAATCAGCCTCAAATCGAATTACCGAATCTAAAACTTCCGAAAGGTTTCGAGACCGCAACTTGGTCGGATACGTACTTTGAAAATTTCGAGGGGGGTCAAATTTATATTCACCAAAATGGAAGAACTATCACCGACGAACATTTCCCCTGGACGTATCGGGTCGGGAACACTCATCCTTTGCATTACGATCGATTATATTCCGCCGGAATTTCCGGGCCGATGGGAGGAGACCCAGTCGTTTACGGAGGGCTCGTATTCGCCTGGTTATGCGGATTAGCGTCTCGGGATACTACGGAGAATGTTCTTTGGGATTTGGGATTTACCGAGGGATATCACACACAACCTTCGATCAGCGGCGATACGGTTACGGCAATCTCCAGAATCCTCGCGGTGAAGGATAGAGGAAACGAATTCGGAATTCCCGCAGGAGAAGTTCATATCCAGTTCATCGGCTTGAAGAACATCAAAGCGAACGACGCCTTTGAAAAATTCGGCGAAGAGCTTTTCTTAAAGGAAAACGACAAGAAGAAATTAGGAAAGGAAAAACTTCCGGAAAAGATTTTCGAAATCGAGCGGAAAATTCTCGTTAAGAAAAAGTGGTAAATCGCATCGAACGACGGAATTATCTATTCCGTCGTTTTTCTCAAAGTAACAAAATAATAAAATTGTAGTTTTATTTTTACTCGCTGGCGGCTTCGATCCGACGATATGCGATGCCGATTTGCAAAAACATCAAAGAGCAAAAAAGGGCGGATTTTTTATAAAAAACCGCTCGGTATCCGAACGCCGAAAAGAATTAAGATTTTTCTAATGTTGCACTCATGGAACCTTTTGAGACGGCCATTCTTGGGTCGGGCCCGTAGGTCAAAATAAGTTCCTGCACATGTTCGGCGTGTTCGAATTCTCCCGCAAATACGACCGTCTTCTTTTGCGTATCCACTTCTACCGCATGACGAAAGGCTTGTTCCATAGTCATGGTACAGACTTCCATCAGCATTTCGATCACATAGTCATACGTATGTTCGTCATCGTCCCAAAGTACTACTTTCCACGGACCGCCCGTTTTTGCGGGGTCCTCAACTGTAGTCTCTTCAATGACGGGTGTCTGGGACATTTTTAACTCTTACCCGAAGCTTTCCCCAGGTCGATTGGCTTTTATTTCGGAAGAAATGCGGGTTATTTTAATTGAATCGCTTTCCGGGCTAATTCCACAATATTCTTAGATCGAAGGCCAAAATAGTCGAGCAATCCCGACCAGGTTCCCGATTTCCCGAACGTATCTTTCATTCCTAATTTTAGGATTCGAACCGGATATTCTTCCGAAAGAAACTCGCTAACTGCGGATCCGAGTCCGCCGACCACATTATGCTCTTCGCAAGTTACGACGACACCGCAAACTTTCGCATATTTTAGAATAGCGTCTTTGTCGATCGGCTTAATCGTCGCCATATTCAATAGAGTCGCTTGTATACCCGAGGATTCCAATTCTTTGACGGCGATCATGGCTTCGTTTACAAGCACGCCGTTTGCGATAATCAGCACATCCTTACCTTCGCGAATGACCTCCGCCTTACCGATTTCGAATTTATAATTTTCCCGTTCGATTAGCGGCACGTTGGGGCGCCCCACTCGTACATAAACCGGACCCTTATATTCGGTGATTGCACGAATGACTTGCTTAGTTTCGTTATAGTCCGAAGGACAAATCACGACCATTTCCGGAATGACTCTCATCGTTCCGAAATCTTCGATGCATTGGTGGGAAGCGCCGTCTTCACCGACGGTAATTCCTCCGTGGGAAGCGACTAATTTAACGTTCAAAAACGGATAAGCGATACTGTTACGGACGACTTCCCAGGCTCTTCCGGAAAGAAACATCGCAAAGGAGGAAGCAAACGGCACGTAACCGGCCAGAGCAAGACCGGCCGCATGTCCCACTAAATTTTGCTCGGCGACTCCAATATTGAAAAATCG
Encoded here:
- a CDS encoding glutathione S-transferase family protein; the encoded protein is MTRLYGYPISNYSNKVKLFLLEKNIEFEEIRTPYSQDEEFLKRSPMGKIPYIEIEGHYLFESQVIIEFVEASFPNTKRLFPNDPLEAALVRSIISIIENYIDTPARRVYTPGLQRESVPAETIEEVRISLKRATSALARVVKFSPFIAGSEFTAADCAAFATLPLVIDNLSEWISPCPIEELPGLQAYLEMMNSLPGPAKVEKARATIMKALRRSRK
- a CDS encoding M3 family metallopeptidase; its protein translation is MDKTLPFREFPNLPLEKLKDSIRARISSSKELLSRLLVQDSPTYDSLIRPLNDSLQDLHLDFTALSHLNSVKNSEESKRNYTEILPEITEFYSDLGQNERLFHAYNTILDREKESLNQPQRKVLEDGILQFKLGGVGLPPERKKRLQEIQLRLSDLDNQFSQNLLDATNAYEMRIELEEDVKEIPEADKALYRNSDGSYSFTLQFPSYISYMTYGTNRNKREELYKAYVTKAPQNGKLIQEILELRDEEALLLGYSNFAELSLATKVADSPKTVLNFLEDLGRKAKPFAEKEFKELSEFAKTLGIDDLQAFDTAYVSEKLKKQSYDFDEEETRPYFEKNSVVKGAFEFFRKLFGFELIKTDAPTWDSKVEVYQLKSGSQMRAQLYLDLESRKDKQSGAWMNNWASRNRSPQGIVLPSAFVVCNFPPSKDGSPSLLKHSDVVTLFHEMGHTLHHICTKVEEPPVSGINGVEWDAVEFPSQFLENFAFEPQVLQFFAFHYQTRKPMPQVLIHKLKATKNFLAGLGVLRQLEFGIFDMRIHIGKHTESEVQKILDEVRKEVGILQPPSYNKFQNGFSHIFSGGYAAGYYSYKWAELLAADAFFAFLEKGIFDTPLAESYKNNILEKGGSENAMNLFRKFLGRDPRPEALLRLYDLVA
- the lsa23 gene encoding surface adhesion protein Lsa23, with translation MNNPSILILLCIGLLLECSGTILPKFPHADGPCNGENLPVLIQPEKDILAGNGLLTTYCKSEITPSGVELRITYVFQDEIHPNLMKDFFYRIYRRFKYGRTADIESIRVKLNPEGNLSEIDLTNVYSSDQIFLQDPVEHYDSILKPTQMEFRNLRPVLFVNTWNHMFGEKDTNPDLPKMEILGGELRYGSRELLESYFKGRL
- a CDS encoding MaoC family dehydratase, translated to MAKIPTTPFAELAPKTPVDTGKVKRGVYGRYLEEFTEGAIFEHPRELTIDRAFAQEFATTFMEANPLFLSAPYAQAHGFKDLLISPLMVFNLALSLGVQNDSEKALANLGYYDVQFLKPVYPGDTLSAKTKVLKVDDKGPDKPGIVHVRTICLNQNRELVLQYERKIMIYHSNGKPKGTPKPVVKEAFFPETNQPQIELPNLKLPKGFETATWSDTYFENFEGGQIYIHQNGRTITDEHFPWTYRVGNTHPLHYDRLYSAGISGPMGGDPVVYGGLVFAWLCGLASRDTTENVLWDLGFTEGYHTQPSISGDTVTAISRILAVKDRGNEFGIPAGEVHIQFIGLKNIKANDAFEKFGEELFLKENDKKKLGKEKLPEKIFEIERKILVKKKW
- a CDS encoding ATP-dependent Clp protease adaptor ClpS, with the protein product MSQTPVIEETTVEDPAKTGGPWKVVLWDDDEHTYDYVIEMLMEVCTMTMEQAFRHAVEVDTQKKTVVFAGEFEHAEHVQELILTYGPDPRMAVSKGSMSATLEKS
- a CDS encoding transketolase family protein, with the protein product MGAPSVSTTDQKATRDGYGDALHELGAERKDIVVLDADLSGSTKTNKFAKAYPDRFFNIGVAEQNLVGHAAGLALAGYVPFASSFAMFLSGRAWEVVRNSIAYPFLNVKLVASHGGITVGEDGASHQCIEDFGTMRVIPEMVVICPSDYNETKQVIRAITEYKGPVYVRVGRPNVPLIERENYKFEIGKAEVIREGKDVLIIANGVLVNEAMIAVKELESSGIQATLLNMATIKPIDKDAILKYAKVCGVVVTCEEHNVVGGLGSAVSEFLSEEYPVRILKLGMKDTFGKSGTWSGLLDYFGLRSKNIVELARKAIQLK